In Synechococcus sp. KORDI-100, a single window of DNA contains:
- a CDS encoding adenylate kinase produces the protein MKSRLLFLGPPGAGKGTQAARLCEAHGIKHLSTGDLLRSEVAAGTALGQEAEAVMNRGELVSDALVLAIVESQMNALNGGGWLLDGFPRTVPQAEALDKLLSELQQPIDAVVLLELVDAVLIERLLARGRADDTEAVIRNRLEVYREKTAPLIEFYAAKGLLTSIDAKGSMEAIAERLETSLS, from the coding sequence ATGAAATCCCGACTCCTTTTTCTCGGACCCCCTGGAGCCGGCAAAGGCACCCAGGCCGCACGGCTCTGTGAGGCCCATGGCATCAAACATCTCTCCACAGGCGATCTTTTGCGATCCGAAGTGGCGGCGGGGACCGCGCTGGGTCAGGAGGCGGAAGCCGTGATGAATCGTGGTGAGCTGGTGAGCGATGCCCTTGTGCTGGCAATTGTCGAAAGTCAGATGAATGCTCTGAACGGGGGGGGCTGGCTGCTGGATGGCTTTCCGAGAACCGTTCCCCAGGCCGAAGCCCTCGACAAGCTGCTCTCAGAGCTTCAGCAGCCGATCGACGCCGTTGTGTTGCTTGAACTCGTTGATGCTGTGTTGATTGAACGTCTGCTGGCCCGCGGCCGCGCCGATGACACCGAAGCCGTGATCCGCAACCGACTTGAGGTCTACCGCGAGAAAACGGCCCCATTGATCGAGTTCTATGCAGCCAAGGGGCTGCTCACCTCAATCGATGCCAAGGGCAGCATGGAGGCCATCGCAGAACGGCTTGAGACAAGCCTGAGTTAA
- the rplF gene encoding 50S ribosomal protein L6, with protein MSRIGKNPVPVPDKVTVSLDGLTIKVKGPKGELQRTLPDGVSVSQVDNTIVVKPSTDKRFSRERHGLCRTLVANMVEGVSKGYSKSLEIVGVGSRAQVKGKKLVVSAGYSHPVEVDPPEGITFAVENNTKVTVSGTDKELVGNEAAKVRSIRPPEPYKGKGIRYEGERILRKAGKSGKK; from the coding sequence ATGTCACGTATCGGCAAAAACCCGGTCCCTGTCCCCGACAAGGTCACCGTGTCTCTCGACGGTCTCACCATCAAGGTGAAAGGCCCCAAGGGAGAACTGCAACGGACGCTCCCGGATGGTGTGAGCGTCAGCCAGGTGGACAACACCATTGTGGTGAAGCCCTCCACCGATAAGCGCTTCTCGCGCGAACGCCACGGCCTCTGCCGCACCCTGGTCGCCAACATGGTCGAAGGGGTGAGCAAGGGCTACAGCAAAAGTCTCGAGATCGTCGGAGTCGGCTCCCGCGCCCAGGTCAAGGGCAAGAAGCTTGTGGTCAGCGCCGGGTACAGCCATCCGGTCGAGGTGGACCCCCCTGAAGGCATCACGTTCGCGGTTGAAAACAACACGAAGGTGACCGTCTCAGGCACAGACAAGGAGCTGGTCGGCAATGAAGCCGCCAAAGTCCGTTCCATTCGTCCACCCGAGCCCTACAAGGGCAAGGGCATCCGATACGAGGGCGAGCGCATCCTGCGCAAGGCGGGCAAGTCCGGCAAGAAATAA
- the rpsH gene encoding 30S ribosomal protein S8 yields MANHDPISDMLTRIRNASEKRHERTKIPASRMTRSIAKVLQQEGFISEISEEGEGVRTQLVLALKYSGKHRLPTIRSMQRVSKPGLRIYKNTRGLPKVLGGLGVAIISTSKGVMSDRDARREGVGGEVLCYVY; encoded by the coding sequence ATGGCCAACCACGACCCCATTTCCGACATGCTCACCCGCATTCGCAATGCGAGTGAGAAGCGTCATGAACGCACCAAGATTCCCGCTTCAAGGATGACCCGCAGCATCGCCAAGGTGCTGCAACAAGAGGGCTTCATCTCTGAAATCAGCGAGGAAGGCGAAGGCGTGCGCACCCAGCTGGTGCTCGCCCTGAAGTACAGCGGCAAGCATCGCCTGCCCACAATCCGCTCGATGCAGCGGGTGAGCAAGCCAGGCCTGCGCATCTACAAGAACACCCGTGGCCTGCCCAAGGTCCTCGGGGGTCTCGGTGTCGCCATCATCTCCACATCCAAGGGAGTGATGAGCGACCGAGATGCCCGGCGCGAGGGCGTCGGCGGCGAAGTGCTCTGTTACGTCTACTGA
- the rplO gene encoding 50S ribosomal protein L15: MTLRLDSLKANKGARRRKLRKGRGIAAGQGASCGFGMRGQKSRSGRPTRPGFEGGQMPLYRRVPKLKHFPLVNPKHFTVLNVSALNDIKDGSTVNLDSLVKDGVVTSPKHPLKILGDGELTAKKLTVQAAAFTASARSKIEAAGGTCETLD, translated from the coding sequence ATGACTCTCCGACTCGACTCCCTCAAAGCCAACAAGGGCGCCCGACGCCGCAAACTGCGCAAGGGCCGTGGCATTGCCGCTGGCCAAGGTGCCAGCTGCGGCTTCGGCATGCGCGGCCAGAAGTCACGCTCCGGACGCCCGACCCGACCAGGGTTCGAAGGTGGCCAGATGCCGCTGTACCGCCGGGTACCGAAGCTGAAGCACTTCCCGTTGGTGAACCCCAAGCACTTCACCGTGCTGAATGTTTCAGCTCTCAACGACATCAAGGATGGAAGCACCGTCAATCTCGACTCTCTGGTCAAAGACGGTGTGGTCACCAGTCCCAAGCACCCCCTCAAGATCCTTGGCGACGGCGAGCTCACAGCCAAGAAACTGACGGTTCAGGCCGCCGCTTTCACCGCCTCCGCCCGCAGCAAGATCGAGGCCGCCGGTGGTACCTGCGAAACTCTCGACTGA
- the rpmJ gene encoding 50S ribosomal protein L36, which yields MKVRASVKKMCDKCRVIRRHGRVMVICTNPKHKQRQG from the coding sequence ATGAAGGTGCGAGCCTCAGTCAAGAAAATGTGCGACAAGTGCCGGGTGATTCGCCGGCATGGTCGGGTGATGGTGATCTGCACCAACCCGAAGCACAAACAGCGTCAGGGCTGA
- the rpsM gene encoding 30S ribosomal protein S13 has translation MARIAGVDIPRDKRIEVALTYIYGIGPTRAKTILSKTGVNPDTRVKDLEDGDVQKLRGATEGYTIEGDLRRQEGMALKRLQDIGCLRGRRHRMSLPVRGQRTRTNARTRRGARKTVAGKKK, from the coding sequence TTGGCACGGATCGCCGGCGTTGACATTCCCCGCGACAAGCGGATTGAAGTCGCCCTCACGTACATCTATGGCATCGGTCCGACCCGTGCCAAAACGATCCTGTCCAAGACAGGGGTCAACCCCGATACCAGGGTCAAGGATCTCGAGGACGGTGATGTCCAGAAACTGCGTGGAGCCACCGAGGGCTACACCATCGAAGGTGACCTGCGCCGTCAGGAGGGGATGGCCCTGAAGCGACTTCAGGACATCGGCTGCCTGCGGGGTCGCCGGCATCGGATGAGCCTGCCGGTCCGCGGCCAGCGCACCCGCACCAATGCGCGTACACGACGGGGTGCCCGCAAGACCGTCGCCGGTAAGAAGAAATAA
- the truA gene encoding tRNA pseudouridine(38-40) synthase TruA, producing the protein MLRRIALSLQYDGADFCGWQRQRNGRSVQAVLEDAIQQLDPHRPIQSFAAGRTDAGVHAAGQVVHFDCSGPIPAEKWAPALNGRLPGSIRVRESVARPDDWHACYDAIYRRYRYVIYNGRRPNLFLSPWTWHRYHHRLDEQRMRRALGGLLGLHDFSAFMRAGSRRAHARTTVQEIQLDRRGDLVVVEIQASGFLYGMVRLLMAQLVAVGEHRQTVAEFEERWQQRRRSEVREAAPARGLCLLRAGYREPIFSQSSWYDSQPQFLLNQHDPPPDPPPLQESR; encoded by the coding sequence ATGCTTCGCAGGATCGCCCTGAGCCTTCAGTACGACGGGGCTGATTTCTGCGGATGGCAGCGGCAGCGCAATGGTCGCAGTGTCCAGGCGGTTCTTGAGGACGCGATCCAGCAGCTGGATCCTCATCGACCGATTCAAAGTTTCGCCGCTGGCCGCACCGATGCCGGCGTTCACGCTGCTGGTCAGGTCGTGCACTTCGATTGCAGCGGGCCGATTCCTGCTGAAAAATGGGCTCCTGCACTGAATGGACGCCTGCCGGGATCGATCCGGGTGCGCGAATCCGTTGCCAGGCCCGATGACTGGCATGCCTGCTACGACGCGATCTACCGCCGCTATCGCTACGTCATCTACAACGGACGACGACCCAATCTGTTCCTGAGCCCGTGGACGTGGCATCGCTATCACCACCGTCTTGATGAACAGCGCATGCGACGCGCCCTGGGTGGACTTCTGGGTCTCCACGACTTCAGCGCGTTCATGCGCGCCGGCAGCCGCCGCGCCCATGCCCGAACCACCGTGCAGGAGATTCAGCTTGATCGTCGCGGCGACCTGGTGGTTGTCGAGATCCAGGCCAGTGGTTTTCTGTACGGCATGGTGCGCCTGTTGATGGCGCAACTGGTCGCCGTGGGAGAGCACCGCCAGACCGTGGCTGAATTTGAGGAGCGTTGGCAGCAGCGACGTCGCAGCGAAGTGAGGGAAGCAGCCCCGGCCAGGGGACTCTGCCTGCTGCGTGCCGGGTACCGAGAGCCGATCTTCAGTCAATCCAGCTGGTACGACAGCCAGCCCCAGTTCCTTCTGAACCAACATGACCCACCGCCTGACCCTCCTCCGCTGCAGGAGAGCCGATGA
- the rplR gene encoding 50S ribosomal protein L18 — translation MSSLSRKQQTQKRHRRLRRDLSGTASRPRLAVFRSNNHIYAQLIDDEAQSTLCSASTVDKELRAGLKTNGSCCDASVAVGELVAKRAIAKGIQQVVFDRGGNLYHGRIKALANAAREAGLQF, via the coding sequence ATGTCTTCCTTATCACGCAAACAACAGACGCAGAAACGCCACCGCCGGCTGCGTCGCGATCTCAGTGGAACCGCCTCCAGACCTCGCCTGGCGGTCTTCCGCTCGAACAACCACATCTATGCCCAGCTCATCGACGATGAGGCTCAGAGCACTCTCTGCTCCGCCTCCACCGTCGACAAGGAGCTGCGTGCCGGCCTCAAAACCAATGGCAGCTGTTGCGATGCCTCCGTTGCCGTGGGCGAACTCGTCGCCAAACGCGCCATCGCCAAAGGCATCCAGCAGGTGGTCTTCGACCGTGGCGGCAACCTTTACCACGGCCGAATCAAGGCCCTTGCCAACGCCGCCCGGGAAGCGGGCCTTCAGTTCTGA
- the rplQ gene encoding 50S ribosomal protein L17 — protein sequence MRHQCRVPQLGRPADQRKAMLRALTTQLIREGRVTTTKARAKALRDEAERMISLAKDGSLSSRRRALGYIYDKQLVHALFDKAPDRYADRRGGYTRITRTVRRRGDNAEMAIIELV from the coding sequence ATGCGTCACCAATGCCGAGTCCCCCAGCTAGGTCGTCCCGCTGATCAGCGCAAGGCCATGTTGCGGGCCCTGACCACCCAGCTCATCCGTGAAGGGCGCGTCACCACGACCAAAGCTCGGGCCAAGGCACTTCGTGACGAAGCTGAACGGATGATCAGCCTGGCCAAGGACGGCAGCCTGTCCTCCCGCCGCAGGGCTCTCGGCTACATCTACGACAAGCAGCTGGTGCATGCGCTGTTTGACAAGGCACCTGATCGTTATGCCGATCGCCGTGGTGGTTACACCCGCATCACGCGCACGGTGCGGAGACGGGGTGACAACGCTGAGATGGCGATCATCGAGCTGGTCTGA
- the rpsI gene encoding 30S ribosomal protein S9 encodes MSSNSVVYWGTGRRKTSVARVRLVPGSGTITINGRPGDNYLNYNPAYIAAVKAPLETLGLSTEYDVLVNVRGGGLTGQAGAIKQGAARALCELSADNRKPLKTEGHLSRDPRAKERRKYGLKKARKAPQFSKR; translated from the coding sequence ATGAGCAGCAATTCCGTCGTCTACTGGGGAACCGGTCGCCGCAAGACGTCCGTCGCCCGAGTCCGCCTGGTTCCCGGCAGTGGAACCATCACCATCAACGGTCGTCCCGGTGATAACTACCTGAACTACAACCCGGCCTACATCGCCGCTGTGAAAGCTCCCCTCGAAACCCTCGGGCTGAGCACGGAGTACGACGTGCTGGTGAATGTGCGCGGCGGTGGACTCACCGGGCAGGCCGGAGCGATCAAACAGGGTGCTGCCCGTGCCCTCTGTGAACTCTCCGCAGACAACCGCAAACCTCTGAAGACGGAAGGTCACCTCAGCCGTGATCCACGCGCCAAGGAACGTCGCAAGTACGGTTTGAAGAAAGCCCGTAAGGCCCCTCAGTTCTCCAAACGCTGA
- the rplM gene encoding 50S ribosomal protein L13 — protein MNKTSLPPIDSIERQWYLVDAENQTLGRLATEVAAVLRGKNNPNFTPHLDTGDFVVVVNADKVRVSGKKPQQKLYRRHSGRPGGMKTETFSALQERIPERIVEKAIKGMLPHNALGRQMFRKLKVYKGSEHPHAAQKPQPLQLNPSASAR, from the coding sequence ATGAACAAGACCTCCCTCCCCCCCATCGATTCGATCGAACGCCAGTGGTATCTGGTGGATGCCGAGAATCAGACCCTTGGCCGTCTGGCCACAGAAGTGGCTGCCGTGCTGCGCGGTAAGAACAATCCCAACTTCACACCACACCTGGACACCGGTGACTTCGTAGTGGTGGTGAATGCCGACAAGGTGAGGGTGAGCGGGAAAAAACCTCAGCAAAAGCTCTATCGCCGCCATTCGGGACGCCCCGGAGGCATGAAAACGGAGACGTTCTCGGCATTGCAGGAACGAATCCCGGAACGGATTGTGGAGAAAGCCATCAAAGGCATGCTTCCCCACAACGCGCTTGGACGCCAGATGTTCCGCAAGCTGAAGGTTTACAAGGGCAGCGAGCATCCCCATGCCGCCCAGAAACCCCAGCCTCTTCAGCTCAACCCCTCCGCTTCCGCCCGATGA
- the secY gene encoding preprotein translocase subunit SecY, producing MLVSRGRNPNASEVINQLVTNPGLRNRVLTTLGLLLLVRLGIYIPIPGIDREAFRSFIDQGGSLIGFLDIFTGGGISTLGVFALGILPFINASIILQLLTAALPQLEDLQKNEGEAGRRKIAQITRYVALGWGLIQSVVFAMILRQYALESLSEVVFVVQTALCLVTGSIVVMWLSEVITERGIGQGASLVIFLNIVSTLPTALGSTIEKAQTGDRSDVLGIVVLVLVFLATIIGIIFVQEGARRLPIVSAKRQVGGAGVLPTRQSYLPLKLNAGGVMPIIFASALIFLPVTIANFTKSELLIRFASTLNPSASNPWPYALAFFALILGFSYFYASLTVNPTDIASNLKKGGVAIPGVRPGSATANYLSGVQNRLTLLGGLFLGAVAIIPAAVERATNVQTFQGLGATSLLILVGVAIDTAKQVQTYVISQRYEGLVRQ from the coding sequence ATGCTCGTCAGTCGGGGACGTAACCCCAACGCCTCTGAGGTGATCAACCAGCTGGTCACCAACCCTGGGTTGCGCAACCGGGTGCTCACCACCCTTGGCCTCCTGCTGCTCGTGAGGCTTGGGATCTACATCCCGATTCCTGGAATTGATCGCGAAGCCTTCCGCAGCTTCATTGATCAGGGTGGGTCCCTGATCGGCTTTCTGGACATCTTCACCGGGGGAGGCATTTCCACCCTTGGCGTTTTCGCTCTGGGAATCCTTCCCTTCATCAACGCATCGATCATCCTTCAGCTCCTCACAGCTGCCTTACCGCAACTTGAGGATCTCCAGAAGAACGAGGGTGAGGCCGGCCGACGCAAGATCGCCCAGATCACCCGGTATGTCGCTCTGGGCTGGGGACTGATCCAAAGCGTGGTGTTTGCCATGATCCTGCGCCAGTACGCCCTCGAAAGCCTCAGTGAGGTGGTGTTCGTGGTGCAGACAGCGCTCTGCCTGGTGACGGGATCGATAGTCGTGATGTGGCTGAGTGAGGTGATCACCGAGCGCGGCATCGGTCAGGGAGCGTCGCTGGTCATCTTTCTGAACATCGTTTCCACCCTGCCAACCGCGCTCGGCTCGACGATCGAGAAGGCCCAGACAGGGGACCGCAGTGATGTCCTGGGGATCGTCGTGCTGGTGCTGGTCTTCCTGGCCACCATCATCGGCATCATCTTTGTTCAGGAAGGTGCGCGCCGGCTGCCGATCGTCAGTGCCAAACGCCAGGTGGGAGGTGCTGGAGTTCTGCCAACGCGCCAGAGCTACCTGCCCCTGAAACTCAATGCGGGTGGTGTGATGCCGATCATTTTCGCCTCGGCTCTCATCTTTCTCCCGGTCACGATTGCCAATTTCACGAAAAGCGAGCTGCTGATCCGCTTTGCCAGCACCCTCAATCCCAGCGCCTCAAATCCCTGGCCTTATGCCCTGGCCTTCTTTGCCTTGATTCTGGGTTTTTCCTACTTCTATGCCTCGTTGACGGTGAACCCCACCGACATCGCGTCCAACCTGAAGAAAGGCGGTGTGGCGATCCCAGGCGTCCGGCCTGGCAGTGCTACCGCGAATTACCTCTCAGGCGTTCAGAACAGGCTCACCTTGCTGGGAGGCCTGTTTCTCGGTGCGGTGGCGATCATTCCTGCAGCAGTGGAGAGAGCCACCAATGTGCAGACCTTCCAGGGCCTCGGAGCCACCTCCCTGCTCATCCTTGTCGGCGTTGCCATCGACACGGCCAAGCAGGTGCAGACCTATGTCATCTCCCAGCGTTATGAGGGCTTGGTGCGCCAGTAA
- a CDS encoding DNA-directed RNA polymerase subunit alpha — translation MLQYQIDRIEHQVAEDRAQTGVFLIGPLERGQATTLGNSLRRVLMGGLEGSAVTAIRIAGVNHEYATIPGVREDVLDILLNCKQLSVNSRSSELEIGRLVIAGPAEVKAKDLQFSSQVQVVDGDRPIATVADGHSIELEVHVERGVGYRPVDRNNEDLSAIDLLQIDAVFMPVRRVNFNIDETAVAEGGSARERLRMEIVTDGSITPDDALAQSANQLIELFQPLATVTLVEEPGIEPEPSTEAQIPLEELNLSVRAYNCLKRAQVNSVSDLMGFSYEDLLEIKNFGSKSADEVIEALERIGISIPQSRTTA, via the coding sequence GTGCTGCAGTATCAGATCGATCGCATCGAGCATCAGGTAGCCGAAGATCGCGCCCAGACCGGCGTATTCTTGATTGGTCCGCTTGAGCGAGGCCAGGCCACCACGCTTGGCAATTCCCTGCGCCGCGTCCTGATGGGAGGACTTGAAGGCAGCGCCGTGACGGCCATCCGCATTGCTGGCGTCAATCACGAATACGCGACGATTCCCGGGGTTCGGGAGGACGTCCTGGACATCCTGCTGAACTGCAAGCAGCTGTCTGTGAACAGCCGCTCCTCCGAACTGGAGATCGGACGACTCGTGATTGCCGGACCTGCCGAAGTGAAGGCCAAGGATCTTCAGTTCTCGTCCCAGGTCCAGGTGGTCGATGGAGATCGGCCGATCGCCACCGTGGCCGACGGCCACAGCATTGAACTTGAGGTTCATGTCGAGCGCGGCGTCGGTTACCGACCGGTTGATCGCAACAATGAAGATCTCAGTGCGATCGACCTCCTGCAGATCGACGCCGTGTTCATGCCGGTGCGTCGGGTGAACTTCAACATCGATGAAACCGCCGTCGCCGAGGGCGGTTCTGCTCGTGAACGGCTTCGTATGGAGATCGTCACGGATGGATCCATCACGCCGGACGATGCCTTGGCGCAGTCGGCGAATCAGCTGATTGAGCTCTTCCAGCCACTGGCCACGGTGACCCTCGTGGAAGAGCCTGGAATCGAGCCGGAACCCTCCACGGAGGCTCAGATCCCTCTCGAGGAGCTGAACCTTTCGGTGCGTGCCTACAACTGCCTGAAGCGAGCTCAGGTGAACTCCGTCTCCGACCTGATGGGCTTCAGCTACGAAGACCTGCTGGAGATCAAGAACTTCGGCTCCAAATCAGCGGACGAGGTGATCGAGGCCCTCGAGCGCATCGGCATCTCGATTCCTCAGAGCCGCACCACCGCCTGA
- the rpsE gene encoding 30S ribosomal protein S5, producing the protein MTDSSSQTNPNAVPGAADVPAAAEGQQQEQRRGGRGERRGRRGDRRGQERDSEWQERVVQIRRVSKTVKGGKKMSFRAIVVVGNEKGQVGVGVGKAGDVIGAVRKGVADGKKHLVKVPLTRHNSIPTLSNGRDGAASVLIRPAAPGTGVIAGGSIRTVLELAGIKNVLAKRLGSKTPLNNARAAMVALSLLRTHKETAKERGISLEQIYS; encoded by the coding sequence ATGACCGATTCCTCTTCGCAAACAAACCCCAACGCCGTTCCAGGCGCTGCTGATGTTCCTGCCGCCGCCGAAGGGCAGCAGCAGGAGCAGCGCCGTGGAGGCCGCGGCGAACGCCGTGGTCGCCGCGGTGATCGCCGCGGCCAGGAGCGTGATTCCGAATGGCAGGAGCGTGTGGTTCAGATCCGACGCGTCTCCAAGACCGTGAAGGGCGGCAAGAAGATGAGCTTTCGAGCCATCGTTGTTGTCGGCAATGAGAAGGGCCAGGTCGGCGTCGGCGTCGGCAAGGCTGGCGATGTCATTGGTGCTGTCCGCAAGGGTGTCGCCGATGGCAAGAAGCACCTCGTGAAGGTCCCCCTCACCCGTCACAACTCGATTCCAACGCTGTCCAACGGACGCGATGGTGCCGCCAGCGTGTTGATCCGCCCCGCCGCTCCAGGTACGGGCGTGATCGCAGGCGGTTCGATCCGCACCGTGCTGGAACTGGCCGGCATCAAGAACGTCCTGGCCAAGCGCCTCGGCAGCAAAACCCCCCTGAACAACGCCCGGGCTGCCATGGTGGCCCTCTCGCTGCTCCGCACTCACAAGGAGACAGCCAAGGAACGGGGAATCTCCCTCGAGCAGATCTACTCCTGA
- the rpsK gene encoding 30S ribosomal protein S11, which produces MAKPAKKSGPKKAKRNVPNGVAHIQSTFNNTIVSITDTSGEVISWSSAGASGFKGARKGTPFAAQTAAEAAARRALDQGMRQIEVLVRGPGSGRETAIRALQVAGLEITLIRDVTPLPHNGCRRPKRRRV; this is translated from the coding sequence ATGGCCAAACCAGCCAAAAAATCAGGTCCCAAGAAGGCCAAGCGCAACGTCCCCAACGGCGTTGCTCACATCCAGAGCACGTTCAACAACACGATCGTGTCGATCACCGACACGTCCGGTGAGGTGATTTCCTGGTCCTCCGCAGGGGCCAGCGGCTTCAAGGGAGCTCGCAAGGGAACTCCATTCGCCGCTCAGACCGCCGCTGAAGCGGCGGCACGCCGCGCCCTCGATCAGGGCATGCGCCAGATCGAAGTGCTGGTGCGTGGTCCGGGCTCCGGCCGTGAAACCGCGATCCGCGCCCTTCAGGTGGCCGGACTGGAGATCACCCTGATCCGGGATGTCACTCCTCTGCCTCACAACGGTTGCCGTCGGCCCAAGCGCCGCCGCGTCTGA